One segment of Onychomys torridus chromosome 3, mOncTor1.1, whole genome shotgun sequence DNA contains the following:
- the LOC118580867 gene encoding olfactory receptor-like protein OLF3, with protein MGQKFVNQTWVSEFILLGFSGDWGFQIFLFVLILAMYLITVVGNSLILLLIRLDSRLHTPMYFFLSVLSIVDLCYGNSIAPQMLAHLVSTQKLIPFRSCVLQLYVSLALGGSEFFLLGAMSYDRYVAVCHPLHYTVIMDGGLCLGLAVSCLVAGFLNSLMETVITFRLPLCHNVINHFTCETLAVLRLACVDISFNKVMVAISGFLVIMLPCGLVLFSYTGIAIAILRIRSTQGRHKAFGTCASHLTVVCMCFGATIFTYLGPRSASSEDKEKMVALFYAVVAPMLNPVIYSLRNKEVMAALRKLVEKLR; from the coding sequence ATGGGCCAGAAATTTGTCAACCAGACATGGGTCAGTGAGTTCATACTATTGGGATTTTCTGGTGACTGGGGCTTTCAGATCTTCCTCTTTGTCCTGATCCTTGCCATGTACTTGATAACCGTTGTGGGGAATTCCCTGATTCTTCTCCTCATCAGGCTGGACAGCCGGCTTCAtacacccatgtacttcttccttagTGTTCTATCCATCGTGGACCTTTGCTATGGGAATAGTATTGCTCCACAAATGTTGGCCCACTTGGTTTCAACCCAAAAGCTCATCCCTTTCCGCAGCTGTGTGCTCCAGCTCTATGTCTCCTTGGCATTGGGTGGTTCTGAGTTCTTCCTTCTGGGAGCTAtgtcctatgaccgctatgtggcagTATGCCACCCGTTGCATTATACTGTCATCATGGATGGAGGACTGTGCCTGGGGCTGGCTGTCAGTTGCCTGGTGGCTGGTTTCTTGAATTCGCTGATGGAGACAGTAATTACCTTCCGTCTTCCTCTGTGTCACAATGTCATTAACCACTTTACCTGTGAGACCCTTGCAGTGCTTCGGCTAGCCTGTGTAGACATTTCTTTCAACAAGGTCATGGTGGCCATCTCGGGGTTTCTGGTAATCATGCTTCCCTGTGGCCTGGTTCTATTCTCTTACACTGGTATAGCCATTGCCATTCTGCGCATTCGCTCTACTCAGGGACGTCATAAAGCCTTTGGGACTTGTGCCTCCCACCTCACTGTGGTTTGCATGTGCTTTGGGGCCACAATCTTCACCTACCTAGGCCCACGTTCTGCCTCCTCTGAGGACAAGGAGAAGATGGTGGCTCTGTTCTATGCTGTGGTGGCACCCATGTTGAACCCTGTGATCTACAGCTTGAGGAATAAAGAAGTCATGGCTGCCCTTAGGAAACTTGTAGAGAAATTAAGGTAA